The Lynx canadensis isolate LIC74 chromosome D1, mLynCan4.pri.v2, whole genome shotgun sequence genome has a segment encoding these proteins:
- the LOC116738349 gene encoding LOW QUALITY PROTEIN: uncharacterized protein LOC116738349 (The sequence of the model RefSeq protein was modified relative to this genomic sequence to represent the inferred CDS: inserted 3 bases in 2 codons; substituted 1 base at 1 genomic stop codon) → FATSDLYNWKAQNPKFSEKPAGLIDLLDSVLFTHQPTWDNCQQLLQVLFTTEERERILNEARKLVPGADGNPTTNQAQIDASFPLTRPQWDFNTAEGKERLRVYRQTLMGGLRMAARKPTNLAKVGNVQQGKDESLAAFLERIREAFCIYTPMDPEAPESKAAIIMAFVNQSAIDIRXKIQKIDRLGERSLQDLLVVAEKVYNTRDPPEDKQARALAAASSKQTPDLARILLAIIADFPEERDRRLRQLADDARKGEGTTKGGMQRLQKDQCAYCKEIGHWARDCPKRAGGKGSKTDRVKVLELDELSDXGSRGSDPLPEPRVTLKVEGTPVDFLVDTGAQHSVLCTPQGKLASKKSWVQGATGMSQYSWTTRRTVDLGTGRVSHSFMVIPECPXTVRTGLTKIGAQITFRQGGPQVTDGKGHPIQVLTMKLEDEYR, encoded by the exons ttcgccactagtgacctctacaattggaaagctcagaatcctaagttttccgagaaaccggcagggcttattgatttattagactctgttctttttacccatcagcccacgtgggacaattgccagcagcttttgcaggtcctgttcacgactgaggaaagagaaagaatcctcaatgagGCCCGAAAATTAGTTCCGGGCGCAGacgggaatcccaccaccaaccaggctcagatagatgcctccttccccttaactcggccccagtgggatttcaacacggcagaaggtaaggagaggctccgggtctaccgccagactctaatggggggtctccgaatggctgctagaaagccaaccaatttggccaaggtaggaaatgtacaacagggaaaagatgaatctctGGCTGCCTTTTTAGAACGGATCAGGGAGGCATTCTGTATCTACacccccatggatccagaggctccggaaagcaaggcagctattatcatggcctttgtaaaccaatcggccatagacatta agaaaatacagaaaatagatagactaggagaaagaagtctgcaggacttactggtggtagccgaaaaggtatataataCCCGGGAtcctcctgaggacaagcaggctcgCGCCCTGGCGgctgccagcagtaagcagactccagacctggccagaatactactagctaTCATTGCTGACTTTCCCGAGGAACGAGACCGCCGTCTCCGGCAGCTGGCAGACGACGCAAGGAAAGGTGAAGGAACCACCAAGGGGGGGAtgcagaggctgcagaaggatcagtgcgcatactgcaaggagatagggcattgggcCCGAGATTGTCCGAAAAGGGCcggcgggaagggaagcaagactgatcgagtaaaagtcctagagctagatgaactaagtgattaggggagtcggggttcggaccctctccccgaacccagggtaactcttaaagtggaggggacccctgttgacttccttgtcgacaccggagcacaacattcggtcctctgcaccccacaaggaaaactagccagcaagaagtcctgggtacaaggggcaactggtatgagccagtattcatggactacccgaaGAACAGTAGATTTGGGGACGGGAcgggtatcccactcctttatggtaataccagaatgccc tactgttaggacgggacttaccaagattggagctcagataactttcagacaaggggggcctcaggtcaccgatggcaagggccaccccatccaggtcctgaccatgaaactggaggatgaataccgc